In one Pseudomonas fitomaticsae genomic region, the following are encoded:
- a CDS encoding malic enzyme-like NAD(P)-binding protein — protein sequence MSDLKTAALEYHANPRPGKLSVELTKATATARDLSLAYSPGVAEPVREIARDPELAYKYTGKGNLVAVISDGTAILGLGNLGPLASKPVMEGKGVLFKRFAGIDVFDIEVDSESPQAFIDTVKRISITFGGINLEDIKAPECFEIERALIEQCDIPVFHDDQHGTAIVTAAGMINALEIAGKTLADAKIVCLGAGAAAISCMKLLVSMGAKVENIFMVDRTGVIHAGRDDLNQYKAVFAHPTEKRTLDDAIEGADVFVGLSGPNLLSAEQLKRMAANPIVFACSNPDPEISPELAHATRNDVIMATGRSDYPNQVNNVLGFPFIFRGALDVRAKRINEEMKIAAANALRELAKLPVPQEVCDAYGGISLEFGREYIIPKPMDKRLITVISDAVAKAAIETGVATLPYPKNYPLKSVDDVFNG from the coding sequence ATGTCTGATCTGAAAACTGCCGCTCTCGAATATCATGCCAATCCTCGTCCAGGAAAGCTGAGTGTCGAGCTCACCAAGGCCACTGCTACCGCCCGCGACCTGTCGCTGGCCTACAGCCCCGGCGTAGCTGAACCAGTGCGCGAGATCGCCCGCGATCCTGAACTGGCCTACAAGTACACCGGCAAGGGCAACCTGGTTGCAGTCATTTCCGATGGCACCGCGATTCTGGGCCTGGGTAACCTCGGCCCACTGGCTTCCAAGCCGGTCATGGAAGGTAAAGGCGTGCTGTTCAAGCGCTTCGCCGGCATCGACGTCTTCGACATCGAAGTCGACTCCGAAAGCCCGCAAGCCTTCATCGACACCGTAAAACGCATTTCCATCACCTTCGGTGGCATCAACCTGGAAGACATCAAGGCGCCTGAGTGCTTTGAGATCGAACGTGCTCTGATCGAGCAGTGCGACATTCCGGTATTCCACGATGACCAGCACGGCACCGCGATCGTGACCGCTGCCGGTATGATCAATGCCCTGGAAATCGCTGGCAAAACCCTGGCCGACGCCAAGATCGTCTGCCTGGGCGCCGGCGCAGCCGCCATCTCCTGCATGAAATTGCTGGTGAGCATGGGCGCCAAGGTCGAGAACATCTTCATGGTTGACCGTACCGGCGTGATCCACGCTGGCCGTGACGACCTGAACCAGTACAAGGCTGTGTTCGCTCATCCTACCGAGAAGCGCACCCTGGACGACGCCATCGAAGGCGCTGACGTATTCGTCGGCCTGTCGGGCCCGAACCTGCTGAGCGCCGAGCAACTCAAGCGCATGGCGGCCAACCCGATCGTTTTCGCATGCTCCAACCCGGATCCGGAAATCTCCCCGGAACTGGCTCACGCCACCCGTAACGACGTGATCATGGCCACCGGCCGTTCGGACTACCCGAACCAGGTCAACAACGTACTGGGCTTCCCGTTCATCTTCCGTGGTGCCCTGGACGTTCGCGCCAAGCGCATCAACGAAGAAATGAAGATCGCTGCCGCCAACGCCCTGCGCGAACTGGCCAAGCTGCCGGTCCCTCAGGAAGTCTGCGACGCCTACGGCGGTATCTCCCTGGAATTCGGCCGTGAGTACATCATTCCGAAGCCAATGGACAAGCGCCTGATCACCGTGATCTCCGACGCCGTGGCCAAGGCCGCGATCGAGACCGGTGTGGCGACCCTGCCGTATCCGAAGAACTATCCGCTGAAAAGCGTGGATGACGTGTTCAACGGCTAA
- the rpmE gene encoding 50S ribosomal protein L31, with product MKADIHPNYPEVAVTCSCGNKFETRSTFGKALAIDVCNECHPFYTGKQKTLDTGGRVQKFADRFGAFGAKKA from the coding sequence ATGAAAGCCGATATCCACCCGAATTACCCAGAAGTTGCAGTAACTTGCAGCTGCGGCAACAAGTTCGAAACCCGTTCGACCTTCGGCAAAGCCCTGGCGATCGACGTTTGCAACGAGTGCCACCCGTTCTACACCGGTAAGCAGAAGACTCTGGACACCGGTGGTCGCGTTCAGAAGTTCGCCGACCGTTTCGGTGCTTTCGGCGCGAAAAAGGCCTAA
- a CDS encoding pilus assembly protein PilP, with amino-acid sequence MSPIRFIALSALLMVLGGCGGDDFSDLDAYMNEVRLRPPGKIEPTPTFRSYPTFTYSAANLRSPFSRQLRVDLAGQKHGSRDVKPDPNRVKQYLEGFNIEQFEMVGTIANASGSFALLRGAGGVHRLKVGDYLGRNDGRIVAISASQVEVVEIVPDGQGAWLERPRTIPLKEHS; translated from the coding sequence ATGAGCCCGATCCGTTTTATCGCCTTGTCGGCATTGTTAATGGTACTCGGTGGCTGCGGTGGTGATGACTTCAGCGATCTCGACGCTTACATGAATGAAGTGCGCCTGCGCCCGCCGGGCAAGATCGAGCCGACCCCGACCTTCCGCTCCTACCCGACATTCACCTACAGCGCCGCCAACCTGCGCAGTCCGTTTTCGCGCCAGTTGCGGGTCGATCTGGCCGGGCAGAAACACGGCTCGCGGGATGTGAAACCCGATCCCAACCGGGTCAAGCAATACCTCGAAGGTTTCAACATCGAGCAATTCGAAATGGTCGGCACGATTGCCAATGCCTCCGGTTCCTTCGCTTTGTTGCGAGGTGCGGGCGGGGTCCATCGGCTCAAGGTTGGCGACTATCTGGGGCGCAACGACGGGCGGATCGTTGCGATCAGCGCTTCACAGGTCGAGGTGGTGGAAATCGTTCCGGATGGCCAGGGCGCCTGGCTTGAGCGGCCGCGCACCATTCCTTTGAAAGAGCACTCATAA
- a CDS encoding primosomal protein N': MPDAILRLALPSPLRRLFDYRAPAGVLRSQLQPGMRLRVPFGRREMIGILVEVTDTSEVPVEKLKPALALLDATAPLPPALFKLCLWTAQYYQHSLGDTLSWALPVLLRQGELAEVRQERFWSAAPGANLDDPRIARAPRQREALATLAQHPHGVAHQLLSKLMLSKDSLDLLLAKDLVQVEVRRHAPGARHEHWLAQPELPLNSEQRAAYEAIRAGFDSYHAFLLAGVTGSGKTEVYLQLIRETLEAGKQALVLIPEINLGPQTLARFEQRFNARIALLHSAVNDRDRLDAWLAARDGEADIIIGTRSALFTPMKNPGLIIIDEEHDGSYKQQEGLRYHARDLALVRARQENIPIVLGSATPSLESLHNAYTGRYGLLRLNERAGGAKQPRFLRLDVKSRPLDSGISGPMQQAIGQTLAAGQQVLVFLNRRGFAPTLLCHDCGWMSECQRCDARMTVHQRYGELRCHHCGYVERVPRQCTKCNKVDLRPVGAGTERAEERLAILFPDYPVLRVDRDSTSRKDAMNQLFATIQKGQPCILVGTQMLAKGHHFPRVTLVSILDADGGLFSGDFRASERMAQLIVQVAGRAGRAEEPGKVIIQTHLADHPLLVQLTEQGYFAFAEQALSERRAAGLPPFAHLALLRAEAHKPGQAEGFLDEACSEAERLLAEQNLSGIELLGPVPAPMERRAGRFRAQLLLQATARAPLHRLLASWLLVLEQMPSGRAVRWSLDVDPVDLY; encoded by the coding sequence GTGCCCGACGCCATTCTGCGCCTCGCCCTGCCTTCGCCCCTGCGCCGCCTGTTCGACTATCGGGCCCCGGCCGGTGTGCTGCGTTCGCAGTTGCAACCGGGCATGCGCCTGCGGGTGCCGTTCGGCCGACGGGAGATGATCGGGATTCTGGTGGAGGTCACTGACACCAGCGAAGTGCCGGTGGAAAAGCTCAAACCGGCGCTGGCCCTGCTCGACGCCACCGCTCCGCTGCCGCCGGCGCTGTTCAAGCTGTGCCTGTGGACGGCTCAGTATTATCAGCACAGCCTCGGCGACACTCTGAGCTGGGCGTTGCCGGTGCTGCTGCGCCAGGGCGAACTGGCCGAGGTTCGGCAGGAACGTTTCTGGTCCGCCGCTCCCGGCGCCAACCTTGATGACCCGCGAATCGCCCGCGCCCCGCGCCAGCGTGAAGCCCTGGCAACACTGGCCCAGCATCCCCACGGCGTCGCCCATCAGTTGCTGAGCAAACTGATGCTGAGCAAGGACAGCCTCGATCTACTGCTGGCCAAGGATCTGGTGCAGGTCGAAGTGCGCCGCCACGCCCCCGGCGCACGCCATGAACACTGGCTGGCCCAGCCCGAGCTGCCGCTCAACAGCGAACAACGCGCTGCCTACGAGGCGATTCGCGCCGGGTTCGACAGCTATCACGCCTTTCTGCTGGCCGGGGTCACCGGCAGCGGCAAGACCGAAGTCTATTTGCAGCTGATCCGCGAAACCCTCGAGGCCGGCAAGCAGGCGCTGGTACTGATCCCGGAGATCAACCTCGGCCCGCAGACCCTCGCCCGCTTCGAACAACGCTTCAACGCCCGCATCGCCCTGCTGCACTCGGCGGTCAACGATCGTGATCGTCTGGACGCCTGGCTCGCCGCCCGCGATGGCGAGGCCGACATTATTATCGGTACCCGTTCGGCGCTGTTCACCCCGATGAAGAATCCGGGGTTGATCATCATCGATGAAGAGCACGACGGCTCCTACAAGCAGCAGGAGGGCCTGCGCTACCACGCGCGGGATCTGGCGCTGGTGCGGGCGCGGCAGGAAAACATCCCGATCGTGCTCGGCTCCGCGACCCCATCCCTGGAAAGCCTGCACAACGCCTACACCGGCCGCTACGGACTTCTGCGCCTGAACGAACGGGCGGGCGGCGCCAAGCAGCCACGTTTCCTGCGCCTGGATGTGAAAAGTCGTCCACTGGACAGCGGCATTTCCGGGCCGATGCAGCAAGCCATCGGCCAGACCCTCGCCGCCGGCCAGCAGGTATTGGTGTTCCTCAATCGCCGGGGGTTTGCCCCGACGCTGCTGTGCCACGATTGCGGCTGGATGTCCGAGTGCCAGCGCTGCGATGCACGAATGACCGTGCACCAGCGCTACGGCGAATTGCGTTGCCACCACTGCGGTTACGTCGAGCGCGTGCCGCGCCAGTGCACGAAGTGTAACAAGGTCGATCTGCGCCCCGTGGGTGCCGGCACCGAGCGGGCCGAAGAACGACTGGCGATCTTGTTCCCGGACTATCCGGTGCTGCGCGTCGACCGGGACAGCACGTCGCGCAAGGATGCGATGAACCAGTTGTTCGCCACGATCCAGAAAGGCCAGCCGTGCATTCTGGTCGGCACCCAGATGTTGGCCAAGGGTCACCACTTCCCTCGGGTGACACTGGTGTCGATCCTCGATGCCGACGGCGGGCTGTTTTCCGGCGACTTCCGCGCCAGCGAGCGCATGGCGCAACTGATTGTGCAGGTCGCCGGTCGAGCCGGGCGGGCGGAAGAACCGGGCAAGGTGATCATCCAGACGCATCTGGCCGACCATCCTTTATTGGTGCAACTGACCGAGCAGGGTTACTTCGCCTTCGCCGAGCAGGCCCTGAGCGAACGCCGCGCCGCCGGCCTGCCGCCGTTCGCCCACCTCGCCCTGCTGCGCGCCGAAGCGCACAAGCCGGGGCAGGCCGAAGGCTTTCTTGATGAGGCGTGCAGCGAGGCCGAGCGTTTGCTGGCCGAACAGAATCTGAGCGGCATCGAACTGCTGGGACCGGTGCCGGCACCGATGGAACGTCGGGCTGGCCGCTTCCGCGCGCAGCTGCTGTTGCAGGCCACGGCCCGGGCGCCGCTACACCGATTGCTGGCGAGCTGGCTGCTGGTGCTGGAGCAGATGCCAAGCGGCCGGGCGGTGCGCTGGTCGCTGGATGTCGACCCTGTCGATTTGTATTGA
- the pilO gene encoding type 4a pilus biogenesis protein PilO, with protein sequence MKPSEWLESLRNVDFNDLDTSNIGSWPPAVKSLAGGLLMVLVLALGYNFFISDLENQLELKREEEITLKEQFASKARMAANLELYTQQMKEMENSFGVLLRQLPSDTEVPGLLEDITRTGLGSGLEFEEIKLLPEVTQQFYIELPIQITVTGAYHDLATFVSGVAGLPRIVTLHDFELAPANPEGGPKLRMSILAKTYRYNDKGLQK encoded by the coding sequence ATGAAGCCGTCCGAGTGGCTGGAAAGCCTGCGCAATGTCGACTTCAACGACCTGGACACCAGCAACATCGGCTCTTGGCCGCCAGCAGTCAAAAGCCTGGCCGGCGGACTGTTGATGGTGCTGGTTCTGGCGCTTGGCTATAACTTTTTCATCAGTGACCTGGAGAACCAGCTCGAGCTCAAGCGTGAGGAGGAAATCACCCTCAAGGAGCAGTTCGCGAGCAAGGCGCGCATGGCGGCCAATCTCGAGCTGTACACCCAGCAGATGAAAGAGATGGAAAACTCGTTCGGCGTACTTTTGCGGCAACTGCCCAGTGACACCGAAGTGCCGGGGTTGCTGGAAGACATCACCCGTACCGGGCTGGGCAGTGGTCTTGAATTCGAAGAAATCAAACTGCTGCCCGAAGTCACCCAGCAGTTCTACATCGAGCTGCCCATCCAGATCACCGTGACCGGTGCCTATCACGACCTTGCGACCTTCGTCAGTGGCGTGGCCGGTTTGCCTCGGATCGTCACCCTGCACGACTTCGAGCTGGCACCCGCCAATCCCGAAGGCGGGCCGAAGTTGCGTATGAGCATTCTCGCCAAGACCTACCGCTACAACGACAAGGGGCTGCAAAAATGA
- a CDS encoding thermonuclease family protein: MKKASLAGAFFVSAIWLSAAQAFCPAPSGLDSATVQRVVDGDTLRLSDGRNVRMIGLNTPELGKQGRSDEPFAVAARKRLEALVAESDARVGLRLGAQPKDHYGRTLAHVFSAKGENLEAQMLADGLGFQVAVAPNVDLVDCQQAAERRARQAGLGLWKRPPVLKAEQIERSGFALVSGRVSKVQRNRGGIWIELQDKLVLRVAPNLLDRFDGAALQALKGKQIEARGWVVDRSRRGGLKSGQARWLLPLTDPSMLQSSR, encoded by the coding sequence ATGAAAAAGGCGTCCCTTGCGGGCGCCTTTTTTGTGTCCGCGATTTGGCTCTCCGCCGCCCAGGCTTTCTGCCCGGCGCCGTCCGGGCTGGACAGCGCCACGGTGCAGCGGGTGGTCGACGGCGACACCCTGCGCCTGAGCGACGGACGCAATGTGCGGATGATCGGCCTCAATACGCCCGAACTCGGCAAGCAGGGCCGCAGCGACGAGCCGTTTGCGGTAGCGGCGCGCAAGCGCCTCGAAGCCTTGGTCGCCGAGAGCGACGCGCGGGTTGGCCTTCGCCTTGGCGCACAGCCCAAAGACCATTACGGCCGCACTCTGGCCCATGTTTTCAGCGCCAAGGGTGAGAATCTCGAAGCGCAGATGCTCGCCGATGGCCTCGGTTTCCAGGTCGCGGTGGCGCCAAATGTCGATCTGGTCGATTGCCAGCAAGCCGCCGAACGCCGCGCGCGACAGGCCGGGCTTGGCCTTTGGAAGCGCCCGCCTGTACTGAAAGCGGAGCAGATCGAGCGCTCGGGTTTCGCGCTGGTCAGCGGTCGTGTGAGCAAGGTTCAGCGCAATCGCGGCGGAATCTGGATCGAGTTGCAGGACAAGCTTGTACTGCGCGTTGCACCCAATCTGCTGGATCGTTTCGACGGCGCCGCTCTGCAGGCGTTGAAGGGCAAGCAGATCGAGGCCCGTGGCTGGGTGGTCGATCGTTCCCGGCGCGGTGGACTGAAATCAGGTCAGGCGCGCTGGTTGTTGCCGCTGACCGATCCTTCGATGCTCCAGTCGTCCCGCTGA
- a CDS encoding PilN domain-containing protein — MARINLLPWREERREERRKRFLLALTGVVVGSVGAVLIADQIISAAIARQVARNDYIGKQIAVIDERIKQISELKAHRQQLVERMRIIQDLQGNRQISGRIFDQLARTLPDGVYFTDVKMVGKTLSISGAAESNNRVSDLMRNLDASDWFDAPNLNEVKATTAGQVDQANVFQLTVRQTRPRFEEDDQ; from the coding sequence ATGGCGCGGATCAACCTTTTACCCTGGCGCGAGGAGCGTCGCGAAGAGCGGCGCAAACGCTTCCTGCTGGCCTTGACCGGCGTGGTGGTCGGTTCGGTGGGGGCGGTGCTCATTGCCGACCAGATCATCAGCGCCGCCATCGCCCGGCAGGTCGCGCGCAATGACTACATCGGCAAGCAGATCGCCGTGATCGACGAACGGATCAAGCAGATCAGCGAGCTCAAGGCCCATCGTCAGCAACTGGTCGAGCGCATGCGCATCATCCAGGACTTGCAGGGCAACCGGCAGATCAGCGGGCGGATCTTCGATCAGCTGGCGCGCACCTTGCCCGACGGGGTGTATTTCACCGACGTGAAAATGGTCGGCAAGACCCTGTCGATCAGCGGCGCGGCGGAGTCCAACAATCGGGTGTCCGACCTGATGCGCAACCTCGATGCCTCCGACTGGTTCGATGCGCCCAACCTCAATGAAGTGAAAGCCACCACTGCTGGCCAGGTGGATCAAGCCAACGTCTTTCAGCTGACCGTTCGCCAGACTCGACCCCGGTTCGAGGAGGACGACCAATGA
- a CDS encoding penicillin-binding protein 1A: MRLLKFFGWSIVAVFCGLLLGLSGAFLYLSPGLPSVEALRSIQLQIPLRVYSSDNKLIAEFGEMRRTPIRFADIPPNFINALLSAEDDNFANHYGVDPSSLMRAATQLVKSGHIQSGGSTITMQVAKNFFLTSERSFSRKTTEILLALQIERQLTKDEILELYVNKIYLGNRAYGIEAAAQVYYGKSIREVSLAQMAMIAGLPKAPSRFNPLANPARSKERRDWILGRMYKLGKITEADYTAAINEPLNASYHVPTPEVNAPYIAEMARAEMVGRYGSDAYTEGFRVTTTVPSNLQEMANTALHEGLMTYDQRHGYRGPESRLPGKTREAWATELTKQRTISSLEPAIVTQVDKNGLQVLTRTGEEHVAWDSMKWARPFLNTNSMGANPRQPSDVAQIGDLIRVQRQPNNSLKFSQIPQAQGALVSLDPQNGAIRSLVGGFAFEQSNYNRAMQAKRQPGSSFKPFVYSAALDNGYTAASLVNDAPIVFVDEYLDKVWRPKNDTNTFLGPIRLREALYKSRNLVSIRLLQAMGVGKTIDYITRFGFNKQDLPPNLSLALGTATLTPMEIATGWSTFANGGFKITPYIIDKIESRNGDTLFVANPPTVPQGGAATDGIAAPATESFTVNAAPVPGEAPGNAAVPQAPAVAERIVDGRTTYILNSMLQDVIKLGTGRRALALGRSDIAGKTGTTNESKDAWFSGYNADYVTTVWTGFDQPESLGRREFGGTVALPIWMNYMAAALKDKPPHVQPEPEGILSLRVDPVSGRAASPSTPGAYFELFKAEDTPPSVNEIGNGTAPGSPLPADEQAPIDLF, translated from the coding sequence ATTCGTCTGCTGAAATTTTTCGGTTGGTCCATCGTCGCCGTTTTCTGCGGACTGCTTTTAGGTCTCAGCGGCGCGTTTCTTTACCTTAGTCCGGGTTTGCCATCTGTGGAGGCGCTGAGAAGCATTCAGTTGCAGATTCCGCTCCGGGTCTACAGCAGCGACAACAAGTTGATCGCAGAATTTGGCGAAATGCGCCGTACACCGATCCGTTTCGCCGACATTCCCCCCAATTTCATCAATGCGTTACTAAGTGCTGAAGACGACAACTTCGCCAATCACTATGGCGTCGATCCGAGCAGCCTGATGCGTGCCGCGACCCAACTGGTCAAGAGCGGGCACATCCAGTCCGGCGGCAGCACCATCACCATGCAGGTGGCGAAGAACTTCTTCCTGACCAGCGAACGCAGCTTCTCGCGCAAGACCACTGAAATCCTTCTGGCCCTGCAGATCGAACGGCAGCTGACCAAGGACGAGATCCTTGAGCTGTACGTGAACAAGATTTATCTGGGCAACCGCGCCTACGGCATCGAGGCGGCGGCGCAGGTGTATTACGGCAAGTCGATCCGCGAAGTCAGCCTGGCGCAGATGGCGATGATCGCCGGCCTGCCGAAAGCCCCGTCGCGCTTCAACCCGCTGGCCAACCCGGCGCGCAGCAAGGAGCGTCGCGACTGGATCCTCGGCCGCATGTACAAGCTCGGCAAGATCACCGAAGCCGACTACACCGCCGCGATCAACGAGCCGCTGAACGCCAGCTATCACGTGCCGACCCCGGAAGTGAACGCGCCGTACATCGCCGAAATGGCCCGCGCCGAAATGGTCGGCCGCTACGGCAGCGACGCCTATACCGAAGGTTTCCGCGTCACCACCACGGTGCCGAGCAACCTCCAGGAAATGGCCAACACCGCGCTGCACGAAGGCCTGATGACCTACGACCAGCGTCACGGCTACCGCGGCCCTGAATCGCGCCTGCCGGGCAAGACCCGTGAAGCCTGGGCCACCGAACTGACCAAGCAACGCACCATCAGCAGCCTCGAGCCGGCCATCGTCACCCAGGTCGACAAGAACGGCCTGCAAGTGCTGACCCGCACCGGCGAAGAGCACGTGGCGTGGGACTCCATGAAATGGGCGCGACCGTTCCTCAACACCAACAGCATGGGCGCCAACCCGCGTCAGCCGTCGGATGTGGCACAGATCGGCGACCTGATTCGCGTGCAGCGCCAGCCGAACAATTCGCTGAAGTTCAGCCAGATTCCGCAGGCGCAGGGCGCGCTGGTGTCGCTGGATCCGCAGAACGGCGCGATCCGTTCGCTGGTCGGCGGCTTCGCGTTCGAGCAGAGCAACTACAACCGCGCGATGCAGGCCAAGCGTCAGCCGGGCTCAAGCTTCAAGCCGTTCGTCTACAGCGCCGCACTGGATAACGGCTACACCGCCGCCAGTCTGGTCAACGACGCGCCGATCGTGTTCGTCGACGAGTACCTGGACAAGGTCTGGCGCCCGAAGAACGACACCAACACTTTCCTCGGCCCGATCCGTTTGCGCGAGGCGCTGTACAAGTCGCGCAACCTGGTTTCGATTCGTCTGTTGCAAGCGATGGGCGTAGGCAAGACCATCGACTACATCACCCGCTTCGGCTTCAACAAGCAGGACCTGCCGCCAAACCTGTCCCTGGCGCTGGGCACCGCGACCCTGACGCCGATGGAAATCGCCACTGGCTGGAGCACCTTCGCCAACGGTGGCTTCAAGATTACCCCGTACATCATCGACAAGATCGAAAGCCGCAATGGCGACACACTGTTCGTCGCCAACCCGCCGACCGTACCGCAGGGCGGCGCGGCCACCGATGGCATCGCGGCACCCGCTACCGAATCGTTTACCGTCAATGCAGCGCCGGTTCCGGGTGAAGCGCCGGGCAACGCCGCCGTGCCGCAAGCGCCAGCAGTTGCCGAGCGCATCGTCGATGGCCGTACCACTTACATCCTCAACAGCATGTTGCAGGACGTGATCAAGCTCGGCACCGGTCGTCGCGCACTGGCCCTGGGCCGCAGCGACATCGCCGGCAAGACCGGTACCACCAACGAATCCAAGGATGCTTGGTTCTCCGGCTACAACGCCGATTACGTGACCACCGTGTGGACCGGTTTCGACCAGCCGGAAAGCCTCGGTCGCCGGGAGTTCGGCGGCACTGTGGCACTGCCGATCTGGATGAACTACATGGCCGCTGCGCTCAAGGACAAGCCGCCGCATGTCCAGCCGGAGCCGGAAGGCATCCTCAGCCTGCGGGTAGACCCGGTCAGCGGTCGCGCGGCATCGCCGAGCACACCAGGCGCGTACTTCGAGCTGTTCAAGGCCGAAGACACACCACCGTCGGTCAATGAGATCGGCAATGGCACCGCGCCGGGCAGTCCGCTGCCGGCGGATGAACAGGCGCCGATCGATCTGTTCTGA
- a CDS encoding pilus assembly protein PilM — MLGLFNKKANTLLGIDISSTSVKLLELSRQGERYRVEAYAVEPLPASAVVEKNIAELEGVGQALSRVLVKARTGLKTVAVAVAGSAVITKVIEMDAGLSDDELENQLKIEADQYIPYPLDEVAIDFEVQGVSPRNPERVNVLLAACRKENVEVREAALALAGLTARVVDVEAYALERSFGLLATQLAASQDRLTVAVVDIGATMTTLSVLHNGRIIYTREQLFGGRQLTEEIQRRYGLTLEQAGLAKKQGGLPDDYVSEVLQPFREALVQQVSRSLQFFFASGQYNAVDHILLAGGTASVPGLDRLIEERLNTPTQVANPFSDMALSSKVNAGALASDAPALMIACGLALRSFD, encoded by the coding sequence GTGCTAGGACTCTTCAATAAAAAGGCCAATACGTTACTGGGGATCGACATCAGCTCCACTTCGGTGAAGCTGCTGGAGCTGAGCCGTCAGGGTGAGCGCTACCGGGTCGAGGCGTATGCGGTGGAGCCGTTGCCGGCGAGCGCCGTGGTCGAAAAGAACATCGCCGAGCTCGAGGGCGTCGGCCAGGCCCTGTCCCGGGTGCTGGTCAAGGCGCGCACCGGACTGAAAACCGTGGCGGTGGCGGTGGCCGGCTCTGCGGTGATCACCAAGGTCATCGAGATGGACGCCGGACTGTCCGACGACGAACTGGAAAACCAGCTCAAGATCGAGGCCGATCAATACATTCCCTATCCGCTGGACGAGGTCGCCATCGACTTCGAAGTCCAGGGCGTTTCGCCGCGCAACCCCGAGCGGGTCAACGTGCTGCTGGCCGCCTGTCGCAAGGAAAACGTCGAAGTCCGCGAAGCGGCGCTCGCTCTCGCCGGGCTGACCGCGCGGGTGGTGGATGTCGAAGCCTATGCGCTGGAGCGCTCGTTTGGTCTGCTGGCCACGCAACTGGCGGCGTCCCAGGATCGGCTGACGGTGGCCGTGGTCGACATCGGCGCCACCATGACCACCCTCAGCGTCCTGCACAACGGCCGGATCATCTACACCCGCGAACAACTGTTCGGCGGCCGCCAGCTGACCGAGGAAATCCAGCGCCGTTATGGCTTGACCCTTGAGCAGGCGGGGCTCGCCAAGAAGCAGGGCGGCCTGCCGGACGATTACGTCAGCGAGGTGCTGCAACCGTTTCGCGAGGCACTGGTGCAGCAGGTGTCGCGCTCCCTGCAGTTCTTTTTCGCCTCCGGCCAGTACAACGCCGTCGACCACATTCTGCTGGCCGGCGGCACGGCGTCGGTGCCCGGCCTCGACCGGCTGATCGAAGAGCGCCTGAACACCCCGACTCAGGTCGCCAACCCGTTTTCCGACATGGCCTTGAGCAGCAAGGTCAACGCCGGGGCCCTGGCGAGCGATGCGCCGGCCCTGATGATTGCCTGCGGGCTCGCGCTCAGGAGTTTCGACTGA